ttaaaaaaaaagttttattttaaacaaaatttttttcaaaactgagcactttgaaccaatgaaacttacagataatttAAACAATACATACGTGAattaacttgtgaagcggttacgattaattttatttggaaagCTAAtcagggggtgattttcgcgatttttgtaccaaaaaagtaaaagggaccaacaatattttgagcgtaactcacttatttttaatgttagaatttttttacaaaaacaaaaataaaccttttttaaacactttaaaaaagttgtaatgaattttccccgaaagtactttgttttttggttatttcacattgaaatattcgatttgaaatttgacgaagaagatcCTACTTTTCATCAGCTACatctctgcttatactgggtctgcagacctcacgcgtacaccattttttttaaattttttataagctatatttttactaagaatatttttttcgctagagtacctacttactttttaaataatctgcgaaaaaacgtccatatacatattttttttgtcaaaaatgaacatattcactcgcaaataactcgaaaagtattgacttagtgaaaaaactctatagaacaaaagttgcttagaattagtcattttatcctattccgggcctattttgaacgtatattttttcactcacgagaaaatatttttcaccccgtatttcccaatttttgtaaaatggagcgtggggtggcgattgggctatgctggtctattacgcaatcgaatttaaagcggactgtatggaaataataacaaaaaaattcttaccttattttaactggtaggtcgagaagtcttcagttattagtaaggtgaaggaaggagggagaaagggttaatttattttttactataactgaaaccggcgttttttggcgacacttgataactacaggaaacgacttaacaattcaatttgttcttacttactgacaaccacgactagttagtactaacgaaaggtaattaaagagaaaacaaaaaatttagtacaatatctgggcaagaaaataggccaggtacttcgaatgaaataaatttaatgaggccaaaacaTCCTGCCCCCCCccgagtttatttttaaaataaacgaaaaatcaacgaaaactaatttaattttaatatgctaAGTCTGCACATGAACCCATCAccctaaactaaaattttaactatcaaataaaataaaaaaatcctctCCAGTTTATTGACTGGGTAGAGGACACAGTTTAACGACTGGGCGCATGTAACTACCGTGCTTGGTTCGCACTTTTACGATTCGAACAATCCCATCTTTTCCAGGATACAAAGTCTCTATGACTGCCAGAGGCCACTGTAAAGGTGGGatagtttcattttttattataactaccaTTCCCTCTTTGGGAGGGTTCGAGTTAGTGTTCCATTTTAAACGAGACTGCATAGAAGACAAATATTCTGAATGCCATCTTTTCCAATAATGTTGAACAATGCAATCTAATAATTTATATCTTTTCAAAGTACTCATATTTTTATCAAGATCAATATCCATCGAGGGTAATGACACTAAAGGTTCTGTACATAAAAAATGCGATGGAGTCAGCGCGACTGGATTTTCAGGGTCGTTACTTTGAACACAAAGAGGACGCGAATTCAAAAGACACTCGATTtgtgtcagaacagttaaaaattctTCGTAAGTAAGGATTTGATTCCCCACAACTCTATTTAAATGAAGTTTTACACTTTTTATATTGCTTTCCCAAATACCACCGAAGTGACTGCCATAAGGTACGTTCATTTTCCAAGAAATTTTGGTATTATTAAGTTCCTGTTGGAATGCATCTTTATAAGTTTTTGAAGTAGTTAATTGATATATTTCATCGAGGACTCTCTTGTCACCCACAAAATTTGTGCCATTATCTGAATATAAAACCTTACAATTTCCACGACGAGATAAAAATCTTTTGAAAGTGGCTAAGAAACAATCTGTAGAGAGCGAGGAGGCTAATTCAAGATGTATGGCTTTCGTACTTagacaaacaaacaaacatacgTAAGCCTTTTGAGTTTTTACGCCACGATATTTTCCTATAGTAATGGAAAACGCACCAGTATAATCTACACCAGTGTGTAAAAAGGCTTTTGCCTGATTGACTCTTACGGCGGGTAAGTCAGCCATCATAGGATAGGTAGGTTTAGGATTAAGACGAAAACAACGATTACATCTCCAAATTCTATTTCTGATGGCCTGACGACTAGATAGTATCCAATAATTTGTTCTCAGAAGATTTTGCAACAAATACGCTCCAGCATGTAAATGCAATTTATGgaaataatctattaacaaaatggtTAAAGGATCGGCTTTGGGCAACAAAATCGGATGTTTTTGTTCAAAACTACATTGGGAGTTGGACAAACGTCCACCTACTCTAAttattccattttcaataaatggaTTCAAACGACGTATGGAAGATTTTACAACGAGATTTTGAGAAAGGGCTTTATATTCTTCAGAAAAATGCTTTTGCTGGACAGCTCGAATTAAttcaatttctgcaatttttaaatcaaatagagatATCCGTTTATTTAAAGACAATTTTCTAAGAAATCTTAATACGTATACTGTGGAATTTAAAAGTTTCGACCAACTGGAAAAATATTCAATAAGAGTATACAGCGGAGAAATTACACGAGTGACATTACCAAAGAAGGTTTGTGATCTATATTCAGAATCACAAATCATAATTTCCTGTCCGTTGACAGACTGAATAGGCCAATATTCTGGCTCCAACAGTAACCAATTTGGACCAGTAAACCATGTGGAATGGTTGACTAACGAAGAAGGAAACAAACCTCGAGAGGCGCAATCAACAACATTTTCCTTTCCAGAAACAAAAAACCAATACTCTGACGGAACCATCTTATGAATTGTAACAACtctattttgaacaaatattttgagatttttctctgAGGACTTTATCCAATTTAATACAATCATGGAATCACTTAAggcaaaaattttatcaatattatgtcTAGGAGAATAAGTTTCAATAGCATGTGAAAGAAGCTTTGAGAGAAGAAGCGCTCCACAAAGCTCTAATCGAGGAAGAGTTATTTTAGACATTGGAGATACTTTAGATTGAGAGTACAGTAAAGTAACTTTAACTTGACCTGTACAATTAACAACCCTGGAATAAACAATGGCTGCGTATCCAGCAGCACTTGCGTCTGAAAATCCTACAAAAGACAACGACGAATTAGGTGTAACTGCTATATGGCGTGGaatttgtattttgtataggACATGAAATTCATTTTGAAACTTTTCCCATGCTATTTCGATTTCTTTTGGTACGGTACTATCCCAATCTACCTTTAGAGTCCAAAGTTTCTTTATCCAAATTTTAAGCAAGAGGGTTATAGGAGATAGGAATCCCAAGGGATCAAACATACGAGCAACAAGTGAGAGcatgtttctttttgtacaacgGGTCGATGAGGGTATTTCTAACCCAAAACTAAAATTGTCACATTTTTCTTCCCATTGCAATCCTAACACTTTGGAGACTGACTTATCAAATTGTTTGGTTTTGACCAATTGAAGGGGTTCGGGGATTGTCGATAGTAGATCGTTCGAGTTCGACATCCATTTGGTTAATTTAAAACCacctttttgaaacaaattcactaaCTGAGTGTGTGTAACTATAGCTTCAGAAACATTTGGAAAACTGCTAATAAAATCGTCTACATACATATCTCTTAAAATTGGGATGATAGCatcaggaaaacttttagattcgtcattacataattgttttattacCCTGAGACTAAGATATGGTGAGGCTTTTACTCCAAAAGTTAAagtatttaattggaaaataGAAATAGGATCATTGGTATCAAATCTCCACAAAACTCTTTGAAACGAACAATGAGATTCAACCACTTTAACCTGCCTATACATTTGTTTCAAATCAGCGACAATTGCGATTGGAAAAAGACGAAAATTCAACAATATTGTGGTaggattattttgtaattttggacCTTTATAAAGAATTTCATTTAATGACGGTC
This genomic window from Diabrotica virgifera virgifera chromosome 1, PGI_DIABVI_V3a contains:
- the LOC126890942 gene encoding uncharacterized protein LOC126890942 — its product is MYVDDFISSFPNVSEAIVTHTQLVNLFQKGGFKLTKWMSNSNDLLSTIPEPLQLVKTKQFDKSVSKVLGLQWEEKCDNFSFGLEIPSSTRCTKRNMLSLVARMFDPLGFLSPITLLLKIWIKKLWTLKVDWDSTVPKEIEIAWEKFQNEFHVLYKIQIPRHIAVTPNSSLSFVGFSDASAAGYAAIVYSRVVNCTGQVKVTLLYSQSKVSPMSKITLPRLELCGALLLSKLLSHAIETYSPRHNIDKIFALSDSMIVLNWIKSSEKNLKIFVQNRVVTIHKMVPSEYWFFVSGKENVVDCASRGLFPSSLVNHSTWFTGPNWLLLEPEYWPIQSVNGQEIMICDSEYRSQTFFGNVTRVTPKTMYAALVTANVVSRPPLL